A genomic region of Manihot esculenta cultivar AM560-2 chromosome 15, M.esculenta_v8, whole genome shotgun sequence contains the following coding sequences:
- the LOC110601762 gene encoding probable adenylate kinase 7, mitochondrial: MAGLSRLRLATATPALRRLHFLATSRAYGSAAAVQYDYDYDCDDEYCSEEGGGPRLDSAAASNWGRGMHWVLIGDPGAQKHVYAEKLSKLLQVPHISMGSLLRQEYNPSSSLYIQIASALNEGKLVPEEVIFGLLSKRLEECYSRGETGFILDGIPRTRIQAEILDQIADINLVVNFKCAEENLVKRDFLTVRNTTPSVTDARSALKEKFRIYAEQGKALEDYYRKQKKLVDFQVAGAPGETWQGLLAALQLKHLSAVKSSQKLAA; encoded by the exons ATGGCCGGGCTGAGCCGACTGCGATTGGCCACAGCAACGCCAGCACTCCGCCGCCTCCATTTTCTTGCTACCTCCCGTGCATATGGATCGGCGGCTGCGGTTCAATACGACTACGATTACGATTGCGACGACGAGTACTGTTCGGAGGAAGGAGGAGGGCCAAGGCTTGACTCCGCGGCGGCGTCGAACTGGGGAAGAGGAATGCATTGGGTGTTGATAGGGGACCCAGGAGCTCAAAAGCACGTGTACGCTGAAAAGCTTTCGAAGCTTCTACAAGTTCCTCACATTTCCATGGGTAGCCTCCTTCGCCAAGAGTATAACCCTAGCTCTTCTCTCTACATACAG ATTGCAAGTGCGTTGAATGAAGGAAAGCTAGTGCCAGAGGAAGTAATTTTTGGGTTGTTGTCCAAGAGGCTTGAAGAATGCTACAGCAGAGGCGAAACTGGCTTCATTTTGGATGGCATTCCTCGAACAAGGATACAAGCT GAAATTCTTGATCAAATTGCTGACATTAATCTAGTTGTGAATTTTAAATGTGCTGAAGAAAACTTGGTGAAGAGGGATTTTCTTACTGTAAGAAACACTACGCCCTCTGTTACTGATGCTAGAAGTGCCTTGAAGGAAAAGTTCCGTATATATGCAGAACAG GGTAAGGCATTGGAAGATTACTACAGGAAACAAAAAAAACTGGTGGACTTTCAAGTAGCTGGTGCACCTGGAGAAACCTGGCAAGGCTTGTTGGCTGCATTACAGCTCAAGCATTTGAGTGCTGTTAAGTCTTCACAGAAACTGGCTGCTTGA
- the LOC110601760 gene encoding chlorophyll a-b binding protein 7, chloroplastic, which translates to MALPLQPQASFPSISSSSSTFFAQGSKLLAPKLRNALLNRTTSYSTSSCKASWQELAGVLVFSAVPFTAVKAIANSPLGESLQRRMEERKKVAIQDSSKFQALAAKARKESLWYGEERPRWLGPIPYDYPAYLTGELPGDYGFDVAGLGKDSVAFQRYFNFEILHARWAMLAALGALVPELLDLLGAFHFTEPVWWLVGYSKLKGDTLDYLGIPGLHLAGSQGVIVIAICQALLMVGPEYARYCGIEALEPLGIYLPGDINYPGGALFDPLNLSSDPVAFQELKVKEIKNGRLAMVAWLGFYAQAALTGKGPVQNLLDHISDPFHNNLLSVLNFM; encoded by the exons ATGGCTCTGCCACTCCAGCCACAGGCTTCATTTCCTTCcatttcatcttcttcttcaaccTTCTTCGCCCAAGGCTCGAAATTATTGGCCCCAAAACTTCGAAACGCCCTCCTCAACAGGACCACCAGCTACTCGACTTCATCCTGCAAGGCTTCATGGCAAGAg CTTGCTGGAGTTCTGGTGTTCTCGGCGGTTCCATTCACGGCGGTGAAAGCCATTGCTAATAGCCCCTTGGGTGAGTCGCTTCAGCGGCGAATGGAGGAGAGGAAGAAAGTTGCTATCCAGGATTCTTCCAAATTCCAGGCTTTAGCAGCAAAGGCCCGTAAAGAGAG CTTGTGGTATGGCGAAGAGCGTCCTCGTTGGCTTGGTCCCATTCCATACGACTACCCTGCATATCTTACTGGAGAGCTACCTGGGGATTATGGCTTTGATGTTGCAGGTCTGGGCAAGGATTCTGTGGCATTCCAGAGATACTTTAA CTTTGAAATACTTCATGCTCGATGGGCAATGCTTGCTGCCCTTGGTGCTCTGGTTCCAGAATTACTGGATTTATTGGGTGCCTTTCACTTCACTGAACCTGTCTGGTGGCTAGTTGGCTATTCAAAGCTTAAG GGAGACACACTGGACTACCTTGGCATCCCAGGACTCCACTTAGCTGGAAGCCAAGGAGTGATTGTCATTGCTATTTGCCAAGCCCTCCTAATG GTCGGACCGGAGTACGCAAGGTACTGTGGTATTGAAGCATTGGAGCCTTTGGGAATTTACCTGCCAGGTGACATCAATTATCCAGGAGGGGCACTTTTTGATCCCTTGAACCTCTCCAGTGATCCAGTAGCTTTTCAGGAGCTGAAGgtgaaagaaattaaaaatggcCGCTTAGCCATGGTTGCATGGCTAGGCTTTTATGCACAAGCAGCTTTGACTGGTAAAGGTCCAGTTCAGAATCTTCTTGACCACATATCAGATCCATTTCACAACAATCTCTTATCTGTGCTCAACTTCATGTAA
- the LOC110601763 gene encoding calcium-binding protein CML38 codes for MMNSNKSHEYERVFSHFDENGDGKISPWELQRCVGAVGGELSLAEAEAAVEYSDSDGDGLLCFEEFVRFVDSGEEEEKVKDLKEAFKMYEMEESGCITPKSLKRMLRRLGQATSIEACKIMIAQFDLNGDGVLNFDEFKVMML; via the coding sequence ATGATGAACTCCAACAAATCCCATGAATATGAGCGTGTGTTCAGCCACTTCGATGAGAATGGAGATGGGAAGATTTCCCCTTGGGAGTTGCAACGTTGTGTTGGAGCTGTCGGAGGAGAGCTGTCgctggcagaggcagaggcagcTGTTGAGTATTCGGACTCGGACGGTGATGGGTTGTTGTGTTTTGAGGAGTTTGTGAGGTTTGTTGATAGTGGTGAAGAAGAGGAGAaggtgaaggatttgaaggaagcttTTAAGATGTATGAGATGGAAGAAAGTGGATGTATTACACCTAAGAGTTTGAAGAGGATGCTTAGAAGATTAGGTCAGGCTACCTCCATTGAAGCTTGCAAGATTATGATTGCTCAGTTTGATCTTAATGGTGATGGAGTTCTTAATTTTGATGAGTTTAAGGTTATGATGTTATGA